The DNA window caatTTTTAGAATTTATTTTGAGATATAATTCTAATTCATCCCAATCTTGGAAATTATTGTCAACTAATGTTGGGTTAGTCCTTGTCCAATTTGACTTCTGACATTGAGGCATATGACCGGAGAAAGTCTCTATAAAATTGGAATATTTggctataaaaaaaaatttccgaaTAAGTCAAAAAATGCTAATTAATCCGAGCAAAAAATTAAAGGATGTATTTACAAGTAATGTTGTTATTTACATGTCACATGTAAAAAATCAAGTAAGAAGAACCTTGATTAttagaaaataaaaacaataatacaTGTTTCAAATTTCCCAGCGACTAATATAGTCGaacatatgtatataaatatttcaattttgatATAAGTTGTGATTTTGATGTGAATTTATTTATAAAGTTTATCAATACCATTcgtctatatttttttatattcaaaATTATGTGTATTCGATATTATGCATTTAAGATAACGAGAATGGACCGTAACTATAGTTTTAATGTCTCCGACTTCCGTCAAATTGAGTTATTCGACTTTGTGCAATTCGTAAGTCGTATTTTGACCGAGACCATTTCATTATATTCAAGAATTAGCAGCACATCCGTAGCCCAAAAAACGAAGAAATTCAAGTCTGTAAATTTAACTAAATGGAACCATTTAATTTGCAATCAGTACTCAAAAGCTAAGCAAATTGAAAGCACCAAACTCACTCCCAATTTCTTGACAATATGGCCATTAAAAATGTCTTGATTTTCCTCTTATTTGCAATATTGGCAACAAGTTTTGCAGATGCCCAAAGTACAATTGGAGTAACACATGTCAATGGACCTCTGTATTGCACCACGAAAGGCAATATTACTGCCGGCCCCGGTGCCAGTGCCCTGTATTGCACCACGAATGGCAATATTACTACCGGCCCCAATGCCAGTGCCACTCCAGTGTTTCCAAGTAAATCCCCCCTCACTTGTGTTTTATATATTAGGATAGGATAGGATAAGATATAATTGAATTATGATTAATCCCATCtcgaaaatgaaatctttcttgtgtgtgtgtgtgtgtgtatcatGAAGAAAAGAAGTACCAAAACCCTTGCAATTGTGTGTATATGGCGCATGTATTCCGGATTCCTACTTTGCCTGATACAAGTTTGACACCCATTTTGCCTGCAGACGCCGCCTGGCAGGTTGCATGCTCGGCAGATGTGGTGGTGTTGGCACGGGTGAACGGAAAAACCAATTCAAATGGTTCGTATTTGGTGGTGTTGATCCCTCGATCCAACGCAACCGTCAATTCAATAGTCTCCAACTGCAGATTGTTTGTTCTGACGCCTCTATCAAGGTGCAATACAGTACTACCGGCCCCAGGCCTCGTGTCGATCTTGCGCTTCGTGAAAACAGTATACGGGTTTCTTCCACTCACTTGCATGGTCCCCCCAGGTTTTGCACTCCAGTCGTAGCTGCCTTTGGTATCAATACATGTTGGAGGAAGTTTATGTAATCCATTAATAAATGTAGTGTAATGCTACGTGTACAACCATATTTGATACGATCTCGTCCACGAGATCTTTGATTTGTCctgatctttgaaacaagtaatcgatataggtgtgataatcgcctctagatcacgcggtctagcaacaattaatcaatGATAGAGACAATCGCGTTCAAGAAagcctccaaagaacccgtccttggcaacTCTCGTGAAAATCGATAGACGAACGACAAAAGAATCCACCTTTGAAAGTTCGATTTTGAAAACACCGAAGTGTATTTGAGAAAATCTcacaatttgatatcaaatcaataatgaacaaaagttaaGTTGTTTACATGGTATTCTAGCTTAAATATAGGTAACGAAAACTTAAATACagaaaattgcatatttaaagataaCAAATCAATACTTAATTTAGAATTATATAAACTAAGGAAATTAGGATTTTCCTCGCGCAgcaattatcactataattaatttgCTTTAAATCCGTGGGTTTTAAAAAAAGAGATTTTAGCATCAGTGCATCACCATCATTTTCCCTTCTTGCTCTTCCTTTGGGCAAGTACGTCTCCTTGCGGACGATTTTTAGTTGTTCAACTTTAAGTACTCTTAAATTTTAACATTAGATTTTTTATGTTTCTCAACTATTTTTCGATTGATTTCCGTGATTCCGTTAATATGTTTCGATTTTTATCAACGTATGTCTGGATTTTTTCGCCTTTGAAGAATTTTTTTAGGAAAGGAAAAAGCTGCTTTTTCGAGAGGAATTTCGGGAAAGTATTTTTTGGTGATTAAGGCTGCATCGGAAATTCGAAATCTGAAAATTAAGAGGTAATGTTGCCTTGCAGTTGACGAAATAATTctgaaaatagttttttttcgTATTTTTTAATGTTCGTTGTTTCACTCGCGGGAAAATATTTTGTTGAACCAATTAATGTCGCTTCATTTTCACCTCAAAGGAATTTAAGAACTTGATGGGTTCCTAAACTGCCTTTGTTCATATGCTTCCTCGCAGATTTGTTTTTTCTTTGCTGTCTttgtttaattgttttaatgTGTTCCTTTAGATTTTCCTCCGTAAGATGATGTTTGCGTTAAACATGTTTCTGCTGTGTTCTATAAGTGTTTGCTTTGTTGATCTTAAATTTCATATATTTCAAAAACCATAACTGCCCCCTTTAATTATAGCTAGGCTCTTCCTATTCCAGTctgtccaaatattttactaattAATATTGTGCCCTCCCTTCTGTGTATTTGATTTCTTTTAAAGCTTCGATCTTGCTCAAAAGACAAAAATGGTGAAAGAAAATTGAAGGTTGGTTCAAGTAAAttgatataatttattataactaGAATATTAGtagtaaataaaaaatttgccCATATACCAAAGttaattagtaaaaaaaaatttaac is part of the Primulina eburnea isolate SZY01 chromosome 1, ASM2296580v1, whole genome shotgun sequence genome and encodes:
- the LOC140813080 gene encoding phylloplanin-like, whose protein sequence is MAIKNVLIFLLFAILATSFADAQSTIGVTHVNGPLYCTTKGNITAGPGASALYCTTNGNITTGPNASATPVFPNAAWQVACSADVVVLARVNGKTNSNGSYLVVLIPRSNATVNSIVSNCRLFVLTPLSRCNTVLPAPGLVSILRFVKTVYGFLPLTCMVPPGFALQS